The following proteins are encoded in a genomic region of Bombus pyrosoma isolate SC7728 linkage group LG1, ASM1482585v1, whole genome shotgun sequence:
- the LOC122570484 gene encoding UDP-glucosyltransferase 2-like: protein MLSMLLVLLLFRQFSPAIGFNILGICPSASYSHQQPFQALMKALAARGHNVTVISTIPSKQAIKNYEDVDLSFSYRKRDCTGLRHMGAFTLLRKNMREANELCEEQLFSPAIEHLISRNKSFDAVVIEQLWYQCYYALVKHYNSPVLVGFLSVGNLPYVMDSVGNPDDPLLNPDMAYPFTNKMSLNERIWNIVYTTWTRMYYKYWHLPRAQEIVNKWMPDVSIEDMDRNFSLVILGNNHVFGYPKPLLPNVIEVHSLQITEKRETLPKDIEEFLDKAEHGAIYFSLGSNLQTHQLPVGPLTALCNALSSLKQRVLWKHSGDMAIHPANIKFVKWAPQQAILAHPKLMVYVMQGGLQSLQEAVYYSVPVVAIPFFGDQLFNARKILDAGIGLTLNIDTITEESVVRTLTEVIENKTYYNNIKEMSEIAKDELIKPMDRAIWNVEHVIKFSKSKHLRYYGHDISLIDYYGTIAILILPLFLIIYYACFVFNNLRDKRKRSSFNYMKDRIKFFARSKVE, encoded by the exons ATGTTGTCTATGTTGTTGGTGCTTTTACTCTTTCGTCAATTCTCGCCCGCCATTGGATTCAACATCCTCGGAATTTGTCCCAGCGCGAGCTACAGTCACCAGCAACCCTTTCAAGCATTGATGAAAGCTTTGGCGGCTCGTGGACACAACGTTACCGTGATATCAACCATTCCGTCAAAG CAAGCGATCAAGAACTACGAAGACGTGGATCTGTCGTTTTCCTATCGGAAGAGAGACTGCACCGGGCTAAG GCACATGGGAGCGTTCACCCTTCTGCGGAAGAACATGCGAGAGGCGAACGAGCTTTGCGAGGAGCAACTGTTCAGCCCAGCCATCGAGCACCTAATTTC gAGGAATAAGAGCTTCGACGCGGTTGTTATAGAACAGTTGTGGTACCAATGCTACTACGCCCTCGTCAAGCATTACAATTCACCGGTTCTAGTCGGATTCCTGAGCGTTGGAAACCTACCATACGTTATGGACTCCGTTG gAAATCCAGACGACCCGCTGTTGAACCCCGACATGGCATATCCATTCACGAATAAAATGAGCCTGAACGAGCGTATCTGGAACATCGTCTATACAACGTGGACCAGAATGTACTATAAATACTGGCATTTACCGAGGGCTCAGGAGATCGTTAACAAGTGGATGCCTGACGTTTCGATCGAGGACATGGACAGAAACTTCAGTCTAGTGATATTGGGAAACAATCACGTATTCGGATATCCGAAACCGCTGCTGCCAAATGTAATCGAGGTTCACAGTCTCCAGATCACGGAGAAAAGGGAAACCTTGCCCAAG GACATTGAAGAATTCCTAGACAAGGCGGAGCACGGAGCGATCTATTTCTCCCTAGGCTCGAATCTGCAAACTCATCAGTTGCCAGTCGGCCCTTTGACCGCATTGTGTAACGCGCTCAGCTCGCTCAAGCAAAGAGTTCTATGGAAACACTCCGGAGACATGGCCATTCATCCAGCCAACATCAAATTTGTGAAGTGGGCACCCCAGCAAGCGATTCTCG CACATCCGAAATTGATGGTCTACGTGATGCAAGGTGGATTGCAGTCGTTGCAAGAGGCGGTGTACTATTCCGTGCCGGTAGTTGCCATTCCCTTTTTCGGGGATCAACTTTTCAACGCGCGTAAAATTCTGGATGCTGGTATCGGGCTTACGTTGAACATTGATACCATCACCGAAGAGTCCGTCGTCCGGACTCTGACCGAAGTTATAGAGAATAAAAC ATACTACAACAATATCAAAGAGATGTCGGAGATTGCAAAAGATGAATTGATAAAGCCAATGGACCGAGCTATATGGAATGTGGAGCACGtgatcaaattttccaaatcgaAACATTTGCGTTACTACGGTCATGATATATCGTTGATAGATTACTACGGAACGATAGCGATCCTTATCCTGCCCTTATTTCTGATAATATACTACGCTTGTTTCGTGTTTAACAATTTGAGAGACAAGAGAAAACGTTCTTCGTTCAATTATATGAAAGatcgaattaaattctttGCAAGATCAAAAGTGGAATAG